A single region of the Musa acuminata AAA Group cultivar baxijiao chromosome BXJ1-11, Cavendish_Baxijiao_AAA, whole genome shotgun sequence genome encodes:
- the LOC103970914 gene encoding arabinosyltransferase XEG113, translating to MFTRAVWDVPVDSKMLDLKLFQLTKEMVKHRAKDNFIFVTFGNHAFLDFILNWVKHLTDLNLFNILVGAMDTKLLEALYWKGIPVFDMGSKMIAEDIGWGSSKFHKLGRDKALLINAFLPFGYEFILCDTDTVWLKNPLPYFARFPEADILTSSDQLRPTTTDDSLEVWQNVYDAYNIGMFHWRPTDSAKRLAKEWKDILLGDDKKWDQAAFNDLVRQDLGPSLEGESGLFYAYNGTLKLGILPASIFCSGHTYFVQSMPQQLKLEPYAVHATFQFVDSNAKRHRLREAMLFYDQPAYYDTPGGFLSFKPGIPKSLLLDGPHTLQSHFSLVNYQLRQIRTALAVASLLNRTLVMPRLWCRFERMWFAHPGILEGTMTKQPFVCPMDQLFEIHTMVRGLSEEEFGPQIHFREYSFLQNPSMPKHVKESLLNVQLCDAHSKGCNISNETTSRGFIQFPRNSTVQMYMQVFSQYKDIKVLHFSSMANAFQGFSDEAREAKFRSRVKRYVGKWCCMENRDLGHVYYDMYWDEKPGWKPEPPRTSEDDHPPWD from the exons ATGTTCACAAGAGCCGTATGGGATGTGCCTGTTGACAGTAAAATGCTTGATCTGAAGTTATTTCAGCTAACCAAGGAGATGGTGAAGCACCGTGCGAAAGATAATTTCATCTTTGTGACATTTGGGAACCATGCATTCCTGGACTTTATTTTGAATTGGGTCAAACACCTAACAGATCTTAATCTTTTTAACATTCTTGTTG GTGCTATGGATACCAAATTATTGGAGGCTTTGTATTGGAAAGGCATTCCTGTTTTTGACATGGGCAGCAAAATGATAGCAGAAGATATTGGCTGGGGATCGTCCAAATTTCACAAACTGGGAAGGGACAAAGCATTGTTGATAAATGCTTTCCTACCTTTTGGCTACGAGTTCATATTGTGTGATACAGATACTGTTTGGTTAAAG AACCCACTTCCATATTTTGCTCGTTTTCCTGAAGCAGATATATTAACATCAAGCGATCAGCTTAGACCAACAACAACCGATGACAGTTTGGAAGTCTGGCAGAATG TCTATGATGCCTACAATATTGGGATGTTTCATTGGCGTCCCACTGATTCTGCGAAAAGACTAGCTAAGGAGTGGAAAGATATACTTTTAGGTGATGACAAGAAATGGGACCAGGCTGCCTTTAATGATCTTGTTCGCCAAGATTTAGGACCATCACTTGAAGGAGAAAGCGGacttttttatgcttacaatgggACCCTTAAGCTGGGTATTTTGCCAGCAAGTATATTTTGCAGTGGGCACACATACTTTGTCCAG TCAATGCCCCAGCAGCTCAAACTGGAACCATATGCTGTGCATGCTACCTTCCAGTTTGTAGATTCTAATGCAAAGCGCCATAGGTTACGTGAGGCTATGCTTTTCTATGACCAACCTGCATATTATGATACACCAG GAGGTTTCTTATCATTCAAACCTGGTATTCCTAAGAGTTTGTTGCTGGATGGGCCACATACCTTACAATCACACTTCTCATTGGTTAATTACCAG TTGAGGCAGATAAGGACTGCACTTGCTGTTGCTTCTCTGTTGAACCGAACACTG GTAATGCCTCGATTATGGTGCAGGTTTGAAAGAATGTGGTTTGCACATCCTGGAATTTTGGAGGGGACAATGACCAAGCAACCTTTTGTATGCCCGATGGACCAGTTGTTTGAG ATTCATACCATGGTCCGTGGCCTTTCTGAAGAAGAATTTGGCCCACAAATTCATTTCAGGGAGTACTCATTCCTGCAGAATCCATCAATGCCTAAACAT GTGAAGGAATCATTACTTAATGTTCAACTTTGTGATGCACATTCCAAAGGATGCAATATATCCAATGAAACAACTAGCCGTGGTTTCATCCAATTTCCTAGAAATAGCACTGTGCAGATG TACATGCAAGTATTCTCCCAGTACAAAGATATAAAAGTCTTGCACTTTTCATCCATGGCGAATGCCTTCCAAGGGTTCAGTGATGAG GCAAGGGAAGCAAAATTTAGAAGTCGCGTGAAGAGATACGTTGGAAAGTGGTGCTGCATGGAGAATCGTGACCTTGGCCACGTATACTATGATATGTACTGGGATGAGAAACCAGGATGGAAGCCTGAACCGCCTCGAACTAGTGAAGATGATCATCCACCTTGGGATTGA